In Zingiber officinale cultivar Zhangliang chromosome 6A, Zo_v1.1, whole genome shotgun sequence, a single genomic region encodes these proteins:
- the LOC121994927 gene encoding uncharacterized protein LOC121994927: protein MVWSLDSSKHRADSTPHSAPLPPAVKLEVEEPLDEKCVRLHKRARDASTSCEQYNNVLREPGSLGLRPRKSSSLVDMIQMMLSQAKIDKTLCFTSSKGSEVGEQSDFSASSSSLSKIKASNLLASLLRIGTWECVSRYEGDLVAKCCLAKHKLVWEVLKGGLKSKIEFYRSDITTIKAVFFEGGHGTLDTVLERPPIFFQATDPQPRKHTLWQATRDCTNCQAYIHKRHLLQCPQTLSRKNFEK, encoded by the coding sequence ATGGTTTGGTCTTTGGATTCCAGCAAGCACCGAGCTGATTCCACCCCACACTCAGCTCCCCTTCCTCCGGCGGTGAAGTTGGAAGTGGAGGAACCCTTGGACGAGAAGTGCGTACGTCTCCACAAGAGGGCCAGGGACGCAAGCACTTCGTGTGAGCAGTACAACAATGTGCTTAGGGAACCTGGATCGTTGGGTCTTCGCCCCAGGAAGAGTTCGTCTCTAGTTGATATGATTCAAATGATGCTTTCTCAGGCAAAGATAGAtaaaactttatgcttcactaGCTCGAAGGGCTCAGAAGTTGGTGAACAATCAGACTTCTCAGCTTCTTCGAGCTCATTGAGCAAGATCAAAGCTTCGAATTTGCTTGCCTCATTATTGAGGATTGGGACATGGGAGTGTGTGTCTAGATATGAAGGTGATTTAGTGGCAAAATGTTGCCTTGCCAAACATAAACTTGTATGGGAAGTTCTCAAAGGTGGCTTGAAGAGCAAGATTGAGTTTTACAGGTCCGACATTACTACAATTAAGGCAGTATTTTTTGAAGGTGGCCATGGGACTTTGGATACTGTGTTGGAAAGACCACCTATTTTCTTCCAAGCGACTGATCCTCAACCAAGGAAGCATACACTATGGCAAGCAACTCGAGATTGTACCAATTGCCAAGCATACATACACAAGAGACATCTACTTCAATGTCCCCAGACCTTGTCGAGAAAGAATTTTGAGAAATGA